The region AGCTGATACTTCGCAGGCCGATCTAGAAGCGATAAATCTTTACCCTTACGGGACTATCAAGTATTAGTCCATCTTTCGATGGATTATTCCTGACTTCTAGGTTCGTTCCTACGTGTTACTACCTCGTCTGCCACTGGTGCATCACACTAGGCGCGATGTAAATTTTTAATTTCAAATTCTTAATTTTTAAATAATTTTTAATGGATTAATTTTAAAATTAAAACATTTTGACATTATTTTTAAATTTTAAATTAGAAATTTTAAATTTAACTCGTACTCAATGTGATGCACCCGTTTGACTTGCATGCCTTATCCACGCCGCCAGCGTTCATCCTGAGCTAGGATCAAACTCTATTTTAAGAAATCTCCGACGATCCTATATTTTAATGTCGGAAACTTTAGACGGAACAAAAGAAAAAATACTTTTGCGCCTTTTTGCAATTTTTAGTGGATTCTCTCTATTCAATTTACAACGAACAAAAACACGAGCGTCCTTCTAAGACGCTGAAAGGCATTGTATACAAGGCTAAAATGGAAGTCAAGCTGGGTTTAGGTACTAGTTTTTAGGCTTTAGTTTGGCTGGTTTTTGGGAAAATTTGGCTTAAAATAAGGCAGTTTTGGTACCAAAAAAACCAAGTTACGCGAAGTACTTAAACAAAAGAAGTTTCAACAAAAAAACCCGCACACGCGGGGATTTTTTGTTGAAACTTTAGAAGGTTAATCTACTTATTCCCCTTCCCTAGTTGTAGCTTCTCAAACCAGACCAAAAGAGGTGCGCCGAAGAAAATTGATGAGTATGTACCGATAGCAACTCCGATGAACAAAAGAAGTGAGAAGTCGCGAGTCGTTTCTGGTCCAAAATAGAACAGAGCGAAAAGTACTGCCAAGATCGTAAGGGAAGTGTTAATTGAACGAGCAAATGTTTGTTCCAAACTTTTACCGACAGTTTCTGAAAAGTCTTTATAGAGACGTAGGCGGAGATTTTCACGAACTCTGTCAAAAACAACAATCTTGTCGTGCACAGAAATACCCAAGATAGAAAGCAGAGCCACAACAAAAAGAGAGTTAACTTCTTTTCCAAGATAAACAAAAATACCAGTTGGAATAATAATGTCATGAACCAAAGAAATAGTTGTGACAAATCCATACTTCCAAGAAGAAATTGGTTGTGACACCTTTCGGAAAGCAAAAGCGATAAAGAGCATTATGCCCAATATAACTGCGGTGATTGCCATCCAAGCTTTAGATCGCAATTCCTTTCCAATAACAGGCCCTATTGAGTTAAAACGTTCCTCTGTCGCCACATTTTTGTCGATAGTTAAGGCGCCTAAAACAGCAGTGTGCTCAGCTTCGGTTAAGTCTTTTGTTCGAACAAAAACACCCTTCTCCCCCGCAAGTTGTACATGAGCACCTTGAATAACTTTTTCCAAACTAGTCGTTAAAGCAGAGATATCTGGACGCGTATTTTCGTATGATGCTTCAATAAGTGAACCACCCTTAAAATCTATCCCAAAATTAAAGCCATAAAATGAAATTGCAAAAACCGATGCTACTATTGCGAGCGCCGAGATTGTGAAGAAAATTTTTCGTAATCTGATGATAAACATAGTATTTATAAATTAACCCTTACTAACGCCACTGGAGAAAATAAATCTAGTAAATGTTCCCGCGTCTTCAATACCAAGAGCCATCAAGAAACTGCGTGTAACGGTGATAGCTGAGAACATACTCACCAAAACTCCAAGAACAAAAACAAGAGCAAAACCTTGAATTAAACTTGTTCCAAACCAGAAAAGCATAATTCCAGTAATGATACTTGAAATGTTTGAATCACGAATTGAAGACCATGCGCGAACGAATCCTTCTGAAATAGCATTTGATATTGTCTTCCCTGCGCGTAGTTCCTCCTTTGTTCTTTCTGCAATAAGAATATTTGCGTCAACGGCCATACCAACAGAAAGAATAAATCCTGCAATACCTGCTGCGGTAAGTGTTATTCCAAACAACTTAAACATTGCGAGCATGATTACGACATAGACACAAAGAGCCAAAACCGCGATTAGTCCTGGAAGTCGGTACCAAGCCAAAAGGAAAATTGCTACAGCAAGTAGACCAACGAGGCCAGCCTTAACGCCATCGGCAAGGGCTTTTTGCCCAAGCGGAGCACTGATTGTTTCGGTCGAAAGTAATGATATTGGAATTGGTAAAGCTCCCGAATTTAAGCGCCCGACGAGCTGTTTTGCTTCTTGTGGAGTGAAGTTTCCCGAAATCTCTGCCTGTCCTCCCCTAATCTCTTCGCGTACAACCGGCGTTGAAATTGGCTGGTTATCTAGGTAGATAGCAACTGTTTTATTGATATTTTCTTTTGTAATTTTTGCAAACAAATCAGAGCCCTCTTCGTCAAACTGCAATGATACTGTCGGTACTCTTGTTGTTTGATCAAACTGCAAAGAAGCTCTTTCTAAAAAGCGTCCAGTGAGTGTTGTTGAAACATACATTGGGTCTTGGAAAAGGAGAGGACTAATAACTGGGCTTCCGGAATTTTTGGTACTCTCATACTCTTGATATGCCTTTATGATTGCATCTTTTTCAGCACCTTCAGGTCTCTCAGTTTTAAATTCTAGGGTTGGGGTCTGTCCAATCATAGCAGTTGCCTGCTTTACGTCTGTCACACCAGGAAGCTCAACAATTAGTCTTTGGTCACCAACTTGGTTTCCTTTTGATTCAACTTGCACAATTGGCTCAGCAACACCAAAAACATTAACGCGCCTTTCGATAACATCACGGAGTGAATCCATTGCATCTTTAATCTCTTCTGGTTTAAGGGCTGAGGTGTCTGCCTGATAAACAAGATGGCTACCACCAGAAAGATCTAGACCTAACTTAAATGGAAACTTAGAAAACGAACTTGCGAGGGGTAGATTTCGCTCACCGGCCAATCTTCCCTCTGAAGAATAGACAAAGTAGCCGATTGCGAAACCGGCCAATAGTATAAAAACCGCAACTAATCTCCTTTTTAACATTGCGGGTATTATATCTATTTTAATGGTCTTTTCAAGCCGTTGACAGTATTTGCTGTAAATTGCACTGTTTTCT is a window of Candidatus Paceibacterota bacterium DNA encoding:
- the secD gene encoding protein translocase subunit SecD; the protein is MLKRRLVAVFILLAGFAIGYFVYSSEGRLAGERNLPLASSFSKFPFKLGLDLSGGSHLVYQADTSALKPEEIKDAMDSLRDVIERRVNVFGVAEPIVQVESKGNQVGDQRLIVELPGVTDVKQATAMIGQTPTLEFKTERPEGAEKDAIIKAYQEYESTKNSGSPVISPLLFQDPMYVSTTLTGRFLERASLQFDQTTRVPTVSLQFDEEGSDLFAKITKENINKTVAIYLDNQPISTPVVREEIRGGQAEISGNFTPQEAKQLVGRLNSGALPIPISLLSTETISAPLGQKALADGVKAGLVGLLAVAIFLLAWYRLPGLIAVLALCVYVVIMLAMFKLFGITLTAAGIAGFILSVGMAVDANILIAERTKEELRAGKTISNAISEGFVRAWSSIRDSNISSIITGIMLFWFGTSLIQGFALVFVLGVLVSMFSAITVTRSFLMALGIEDAGTFTRFIFSSGVSKG
- the secF gene encoding protein translocase subunit SecF, giving the protein MFIIRLRKIFFTISALAIVASVFAISFYGFNFGIDFKGGSLIEASYENTRPDISALTTSLEKVIQGAHVQLAGEKGVFVRTKDLTEAEHTAVLGALTIDKNVATEERFNSIGPVIGKELRSKAWMAITAVILGIMLFIAFAFRKVSQPISSWKYGFVTTISLVHDIIIPTGIFVYLGKEVNSLFVVALLSILGISVHDKIVVFDRVRENLRLRLYKDFSETVGKSLEQTFARSINTSLTILAVLFALFYFGPETTRDFSLLLFIGVAIGTYSSIFFGAPLLVWFEKLQLGKGNK